In Streptomyces durocortorensis, a genomic segment contains:
- a CDS encoding DUF3263 domain-containing protein produces MTAPDRDNRGTEPEPEPEPGPGSAALSVRERALLALERRSWAGPGTKERAIREELAISPVRYYQLLNALIDDERALREDPVTVNRLRRVRDARRGRR; encoded by the coding sequence ATGACCGCCCCCGATCGCGACAACCGCGGCACCGAGCCCGAGCCCGAGCCTGAGCCCGGGCCCGGTTCCGCTGCGCTGTCCGTACGGGAGAGGGCACTGCTCGCCCTGGAGCGGCGGTCCTGGGCAGGGCCGGGGACCAAGGAGCGGGCGATCCGGGAGGAGCTCGCGATCTCGCCGGTCCGCTACTACCAGCTGCTGAACGCGCTGATCGACGACGAGCGAGCCCTGCGGGAGGACCCGGTCACGGTGAACCGGCTGCGGCGCGTGCGCGACGCGAGACGCGGCCGCCGCTGA
- a CDS encoding MoaD/ThiS family protein: protein MSVKVRIPTILRTYTGGQAEVTAEGAKLSEVIESLEKDHPGIAARVLDDQGKLRRFVNVYVNDDDVRFEGGLDAATPDGAGVSIIPAVAGGC, encoded by the coding sequence ATGAGCGTCAAGGTCCGCATCCCCACCATCCTCCGTACGTACACGGGCGGCCAGGCCGAGGTCACGGCGGAGGGCGCGAAGCTCTCCGAGGTCATCGAGTCCCTGGAGAAGGACCACCCCGGCATCGCCGCCCGAGTCCTGGACGACCAGGGCAAGCTGCGCCGCTTCGTCAACGTGTACGTCAACGACGACGACGTGCGCTTCGAGGGTGGTCTGGACGCGGCCACGCCCGACGGCGCAGGTGTCTCGATCATCCCGGCCGTGGCCGGCGGCTGCTGA
- the groL gene encoding chaperonin GroEL (60 kDa chaperone family; promotes refolding of misfolded polypeptides especially under stressful conditions; forms two stacked rings of heptamers to form a barrel-shaped 14mer; ends can be capped by GroES; misfolded proteins enter the barrel where they are refolded when GroES binds): MAKIIAFDEEARRGLERGMNQLADAVKVTLGPKGRNVVLEKKWGAPTITNDGVSIAKEIELEDPYEKIGAELVKEVAKKTDDVAGDGTTTATVLAQALVREGLRNVAAGANPMALKRGIEKAVEAVSAALLEQAKDVETKEQIASTASISAADTEIGAKIAEAMDKVGKEGVITVEESQTFGLELELTEGMRFDKGYISAYFATDMERMEASLDDPYILIVNSKVGSVKDLIPLLEKVMQSGKPLLIIAEDVEGEALSTLVVNKIKGTFKSVAVKAPGFGDRRKAMLADIAILTGGTVISEEVGLKLENAGLDLLGRARKVVITKDETTIVDGAGDSDQVQGRVNQIRAEIENSDSDYDREKLQERLAKLAGGVAVIKAGAATEVELKERKHRIEDAVRNAKAAVEEGIVAGGGVALLQASAVFEKLDLTGDEATGANAVKLALEAPLKQIAVNGGLEGGVVVEKVRNLPIGHGLNAATGEYVDMIAEGILDPAKVTRSALQNAASIAALFLTTEAVIADKPEKAGAAAPGGMPGGDMDF; the protein is encoded by the coding sequence ATGGCCAAGATCATCGCGTTCGACGAGGAGGCACGGCGCGGTCTCGAGCGCGGGATGAACCAGCTCGCCGACGCCGTCAAGGTCACCCTCGGCCCCAAGGGCCGTAACGTCGTCCTCGAGAAGAAGTGGGGCGCGCCCACGATCACCAACGATGGTGTTTCCATCGCCAAGGAGATCGAGCTCGAGGACCCGTACGAGAAGATCGGTGCGGAGCTGGTCAAGGAGGTCGCCAAGAAGACGGACGACGTCGCCGGCGACGGTACGACCACCGCCACCGTTCTGGCCCAGGCTCTCGTCCGCGAGGGCCTGCGCAACGTCGCCGCAGGCGCCAACCCGATGGCGCTCAAGCGGGGCATCGAGAAGGCCGTCGAGGCCGTCTCCGCCGCCCTGCTGGAGCAGGCCAAGGACGTGGAGACCAAGGAGCAGATCGCTTCGACCGCCTCCATCTCCGCCGCCGACACCGAGATCGGCGCGAAGATCGCCGAGGCGATGGACAAGGTCGGCAAGGAAGGCGTCATCACCGTCGAGGAGTCCCAGACCTTCGGTCTGGAGCTGGAGCTCACCGAGGGTATGCGCTTCGACAAGGGCTACATCTCGGCGTACTTCGCCACCGACATGGAGCGTATGGAGGCGTCGCTCGACGACCCGTACATCCTGATCGTCAACTCGAAGGTCGGCAGCGTCAAGGACCTGATCCCGCTGCTGGAGAAGGTCATGCAGTCGGGCAAGCCGCTGCTGATCATCGCCGAGGACGTCGAGGGCGAGGCCCTGTCCACCCTGGTCGTCAACAAGATCAAGGGCACCTTCAAGTCCGTCGCCGTCAAGGCCCCGGGCTTCGGTGACCGCCGCAAGGCCATGCTCGCGGACATCGCCATCCTCACCGGTGGCACCGTGATCTCCGAGGAGGTCGGCCTCAAGCTGGAGAACGCCGGGCTCGACCTGCTCGGCCGCGCCCGCAAGGTCGTCATCACCAAGGACGAGACCACGATCGTCGACGGTGCCGGTGACAGCGACCAGGTTCAGGGTCGCGTCAACCAGATCCGTGCCGAGATCGAGAACTCCGACTCGGACTACGACCGCGAGAAGCTCCAGGAGCGCCTGGCGAAGCTCGCGGGCGGCGTGGCCGTCATCAAGGCCGGCGCCGCCACCGAGGTGGAGCTCAAGGAGCGCAAGCACCGCATCGAGGACGCGGTGCGCAACGCCAAGGCCGCCGTCGAGGAGGGCATCGTCGCCGGTGGTGGCGTGGCTCTGCTCCAGGCCTCGGCCGTCTTCGAGAAGCTCGACCTCACGGGTGACGAGGCGACCGGCGCCAACGCCGTGAAGCTCGCGCTGGAGGCCCCGCTCAAGCAGATCGCCGTCAACGGTGGTCTTGAGGGCGGCGTCGTCGTGGAGAAGGTCCGCAACCTGCCGATCGGTCACGGCCTCAACGCCGCGACCGGCGAGTACGTCGACATGATCGCCGAGGGCATTCTCGACCCGGCGAAGGTCACGCGCTCCGCTCTGCAGAACGCCGCGTCCATCGCCGCGCTCTTCCTCACCACCGAGGCCGTCATCGCCGACAAGCCCGAGAAGGCCGGCGCGGCCGCCCCGGGTGGCATGCCGGGCGGTGACATGGACTTCTGA
- a CDS encoding glucosyl-3-phosphoglycerate synthase has protein sequence MLEEVERWLTRRSWSCDDRPLDRLTDARAADPHRTSVSVVLPALNEEATVGAIVTTIRRELMEKVRLVDELVVIDSGSTDATAAVARAAGARVVHRDAVLPRIPALPGKGEVLWRSLLVTSGEIVCFVDADLKDFSADFVSGTVGPLLTDPTVQFVKAMYDRPLGNSAGQGGRVTELVARPLLNLHWPQLAGFVQPLGGEYAVRRSLLERLPFPVGYGVELGLLVDALHTVGLDALGQVDVGVRVHRHQDGQALGRMAAAIYRTAQLRLSRGHLVRPALTQFERSAEGFVPHTHAVDTEERPPMREIAEYAERHAA, from the coding sequence GTGCTCGAAGAGGTGGAGCGCTGGCTGACCAGGCGTTCCTGGTCGTGCGACGACCGCCCGCTGGACCGGCTCACCGACGCCCGGGCCGCCGACCCCCACCGCACGTCGGTGAGCGTGGTGCTGCCCGCGCTGAACGAGGAGGCCACGGTCGGGGCGATCGTGACGACGATCCGGCGCGAGCTGATGGAGAAGGTCCGGCTGGTCGACGAGCTCGTGGTGATCGACTCCGGCTCCACCGACGCCACCGCCGCCGTCGCCCGGGCGGCGGGCGCCCGGGTGGTCCACCGGGACGCGGTCCTCCCCCGTATCCCGGCCCTGCCCGGCAAGGGCGAGGTGCTGTGGCGGTCGCTCCTGGTTACCAGCGGCGAGATCGTCTGCTTCGTCGACGCCGATCTGAAGGACTTCTCGGCGGACTTCGTCTCGGGGACGGTCGGACCGCTGCTGACCGACCCCACCGTCCAGTTCGTCAAGGCGATGTACGACCGTCCGCTCGGCAACAGCGCAGGTCAGGGCGGCCGGGTCACCGAGCTGGTGGCCCGCCCGCTGCTCAATCTGCACTGGCCGCAGCTGGCCGGATTCGTACAGCCGCTGGGCGGGGAGTACGCGGTGCGGCGCTCGCTGCTGGAGCGGCTGCCGTTCCCGGTCGGTTACGGGGTGGAGCTGGGGCTGCTGGTGGACGCGCTGCACACCGTGGGCCTGGACGCGCTGGGCCAGGTCGACGTCGGGGTGCGCGTCCACCGCCACCAGGACGGGCAGGCGCTGGGCCGGATGGCGGCGGCGATCTACCGTACGGCGCAGCTGCGGCTCTCCCGGGGCCATCTGGTGCGGCCCGCGCTGACCCAGTTCGAACGGAGCGCGGAGGGGTTCGTGCCGCACACCCATGCGGTGGACACGGAGGAGCGGCCGCCGATGCGGGAGATCGCGGAGTACGCGGAGCGCCACGCGGCGTAG
- the otsB gene encoding trehalose-phosphatase gives MGSHSAHLPTPTTPAGREGLSAVLARPDRAVIALDFDGTLADIVPDPEQARAHPGAVPALAALAPKVASIAVITGRPAGVAVRHGGFAGVPGLEHLVVLGHYGAERWDAVTGTVHAPAPHPGVSAVRAELPGVLHEFGAWRGTWIEEKGQAVAVHTRRAKDPQAAFEALRGPLGELAARHGLIVEPGRLVLELRPPGMDKGVALADYVTELDAESVVYAGDDLGDLAAFAAVEKLRTGGPDGIPGLLVCSGSAEVPELAERADLSVPGPAAVVAFLAALAERL, from the coding sequence ATGGGCAGCCACTCCGCACACCTGCCGACCCCGACCACCCCGGCCGGCCGCGAGGGCCTGAGCGCCGTCCTCGCCCGCCCCGACCGCGCGGTCATCGCCCTCGACTTCGACGGCACGCTCGCCGACATCGTCCCGGACCCCGAGCAGGCCCGGGCCCACCCCGGCGCGGTGCCCGCGCTCGCCGCGCTCGCGCCGAAGGTCGCCTCCATCGCCGTGATCACCGGCCGCCCGGCGGGCGTCGCGGTGCGCCACGGCGGCTTCGCGGGCGTCCCCGGCCTGGAGCACCTCGTCGTTCTCGGACATTACGGCGCCGAGCGCTGGGACGCCGTGACCGGCACCGTCCACGCCCCCGCCCCGCATCCCGGCGTCAGCGCCGTGCGCGCCGAACTCCCCGGCGTACTCCACGAGTTCGGCGCCTGGCGCGGCACCTGGATCGAGGAGAAGGGGCAGGCTGTCGCCGTCCACACCCGGCGAGCCAAGGACCCGCAGGCAGCCTTCGAAGCGCTGCGCGGCCCCCTGGGCGAGCTGGCCGCGCGGCACGGGCTGATCGTCGAACCCGGCCGGCTGGTGCTGGAGTTGAGGCCGCCGGGCATGGACAAGGGCGTCGCCCTGGCGGACTACGTGACGGAGCTGGACGCCGAGTCCGTGGTGTACGCGGGCGACGACCTCGGGGACCTCGCCGCGTTCGCCGCGGTGGAGAAGCTGCGGACGGGGGGCCCGGACGGCATCCCCGGCCTGCTGGTGTGCAGCGGCAGCGCCGAGGTGCCCGAACTGGCCGAGCGCGCCGACCTGTCGGTGCCGGGCCCGGCCGCCGTGGTCGCGTTCCTGGCGGCGCTGGCCGAGCGGCTCTGA
- the thrC gene encoding threonine synthase — MAVQTVAGNAATPGTTTTTPSVDLGPAAALSCRECGERFELGPLFACASCFGPLEVAYDLPAGSPEELKARIEAGPDNIWRYAPLLPVPADVAQKPNLNPGFTKLVKADNLARELGVTGGLYVKDDSGNPTHSFKDRVVAIAVEAARAFGFTTLSCSSTGNLAGAVGAAAARAGLRSCVFIPHDLEQGKVVMAAVYGGELVGIEGNYDDVNRFCSELIGDPLGEGWGFVNVNLRPYYGEGSKTLAYEICEQLGWRLPDQIVIPIASGSQLTKIDKGLQELIKLGLVEDRPYKIFGAQAEGCSPVSAAFKAGHDVVRPQKPNTIAKSLAIGNPADGPYVLDIARRTGGAVEDVTDEQVVDAIKLLARTEGIFGETAGGVTLGVTKKLIEAGVIDPALTTVVVNTGDGLKTLDAVSATSQATATIKPSLDAFRTAGLGSA, encoded by the coding sequence ATGGCTGTTCAGACAGTTGCAGGTAACGCCGCCACCCCCGGCACCACCACCACTACGCCTTCCGTGGACCTCGGTCCCGCCGCGGCGCTTTCCTGCCGCGAGTGCGGCGAGCGTTTCGAGCTCGGCCCCCTTTTCGCCTGTGCGTCCTGTTTCGGGCCGCTGGAAGTGGCGTACGACCTGCCCGCCGGTTCCCCCGAGGAGCTGAAGGCGCGCATCGAGGCCGGTCCGGACAACATCTGGCGCTACGCCCCGCTGCTGCCGGTCCCCGCCGACGTCGCGCAGAAGCCCAACCTCAACCCCGGCTTCACCAAGCTGGTCAAGGCCGACAACCTCGCCCGAGAGCTGGGCGTCACCGGCGGCCTGTACGTGAAGGACGACTCCGGCAACCCGACGCACTCCTTCAAGGACCGCGTCGTCGCGATCGCCGTCGAGGCCGCCCGCGCCTTCGGTTTCACCACCCTCTCCTGCTCCTCCACGGGCAACCTGGCCGGTGCCGTCGGTGCCGCCGCCGCCCGCGCCGGACTGCGCTCCTGCGTGTTCATCCCGCACGACCTGGAGCAGGGCAAGGTCGTCATGGCCGCGGTGTACGGCGGTGAACTGGTCGGCATCGAGGGCAATTACGACGACGTCAACCGCTTCTGCTCCGAGCTCATCGGCGACCCGCTCGGCGAGGGCTGGGGCTTCGTCAACGTCAACCTCCGCCCGTACTACGGCGAGGGCTCCAAGACCCTGGCGTACGAGATCTGCGAACAGCTCGGCTGGCGGCTGCCCGACCAGATCGTCATCCCGATCGCGTCCGGCTCCCAGCTGACGAAGATCGACAAGGGGCTCCAGGAGCTCATCAAGCTCGGCCTGGTCGAGGACAGGCCGTACAAGATCTTCGGAGCCCAGGCCGAGGGCTGCTCCCCGGTCTCCGCCGCCTTCAAGGCCGGTCACGACGTCGTGCGGCCCCAGAAGCCGAACACCATCGCCAAGTCCCTGGCCATCGGCAACCCGGCGGACGGCCCGTACGTCCTGGACATCGCCCGCCGCACCGGCGGCGCGGTGGAGGACGTCACCGACGAGCAGGTCGTCGACGCGATCAAGCTGCTGGCCCGCACCGAGGGCATCTTCGGTGAGACGGCGGGCGGGGTGACGCTCGGCGTGACGAAGAAGCTCATCGAGGCCGGCGTCATCGACCCGGCGCTCACCACCGTCGTGGTCAACACCGGCGACGGACTCAAGACGCTCGACGCGGTCTCCGCGACCTCGCAGGCCACGGCGACGATCAAGCCGAGCCTGGACGCGTTCCGCACCGCGGGCCTCGGCTCCGCCTGA
- a CDS encoding alpha,alpha-trehalose-phosphate synthase (UDP-forming) produces MVSEHAPNSTAQVLVASNRGPVSYTLGEDGTLDARRGGGGLVSGLSAVDDKLWVCAALGDGDREAVRRGVGEPGVRMLDIDAEVHADAYNGIANSVLWFVHHLLYQTPVEPVFDAEFRRRWASYERYNRAFARALAEEAGPGAAVLVQDYHLALVPGMLRELRPDLRIGHFSHTPWAPVDYFRLLPDDIAEQLLRGILGADRAAFLTRRWADAFIGCCTEFLGGTGGTRIGVHGLGADADFLRRRSREPDVDDRMAALREQIGEGRKTIVRVDRTELSKNIVRGLHAYRALLDAHPEWHERVVHIAFAYPSRQDLAVYRDYTAAVQSLATEINGAYGTESWTPVVLHVKDDFARSLAAYRLADVALVNPIRDGMNLVAKEVPVVSDHGCALVLSREAGAYEELGEDAIVVNPYDVVGTAEALHEALSMGSEERTGRTKRLAEAATALPPQRWFLDQLEALREG; encoded by the coding sequence ATGGTCTCCGAGCACGCACCCAACTCGACTGCCCAGGTTCTCGTCGCGTCCAACCGCGGCCCGGTCTCGTACACGCTCGGTGAGGACGGGACGCTCGACGCCAGGCGCGGCGGCGGCGGCCTCGTCTCCGGGCTGAGCGCCGTGGACGACAAGCTGTGGGTCTGCGCGGCCCTCGGCGACGGCGACCGCGAGGCCGTGCGACGCGGGGTCGGCGAGCCGGGCGTCCGGATGCTGGACATCGACGCCGAGGTGCACGCCGACGCGTACAACGGCATCGCCAACTCCGTGCTGTGGTTCGTCCACCACCTGCTCTACCAGACCCCCGTCGAGCCGGTCTTCGACGCGGAGTTCCGCCGCCGGTGGGCCTCGTACGAGAGGTACAACCGGGCCTTCGCCCGGGCGCTCGCCGAGGAGGCCGGCCCCGGGGCGGCGGTCCTCGTCCAGGACTACCACCTGGCCCTGGTCCCCGGAATGCTCCGCGAGCTGCGCCCCGACCTGAGGATCGGCCACTTCTCGCACACCCCGTGGGCGCCCGTCGACTACTTCCGGCTGCTGCCCGACGACATCGCCGAGCAGCTGCTGCGCGGCATCCTCGGCGCGGACCGGGCCGCGTTCCTGACCCGCCGCTGGGCGGACGCGTTCATCGGCTGCTGTACGGAGTTCCTCGGCGGGACCGGCGGCACCCGGATCGGGGTGCACGGGCTGGGGGCCGACGCGGACTTCCTGCGGCGGCGGTCCCGGGAACCGGACGTGGACGACCGGATGGCGGCGCTGCGCGAGCAGATCGGCGAGGGCCGGAAGACCATCGTCCGGGTGGACCGCACGGAGCTGTCCAAGAACATCGTGCGCGGCCTGCACGCGTACCGGGCCCTGCTGGACGCCCACCCGGAGTGGCACGAGCGAGTCGTGCACATCGCCTTCGCCTACCCCTCCCGCCAGGACCTCGCGGTGTACCGGGACTACACGGCCGCGGTGCAGTCCCTGGCCACGGAGATCAACGGGGCGTACGGGACGGAGAGCTGGACGCCGGTGGTCCTCCACGTCAAGGACGACTTCGCCCGCTCGCTGGCCGCGTACCGGCTGGCGGACGTGGCGCTGGTCAACCCGATCCGCGACGGCATGAACCTGGTCGCCAAGGAGGTCCCCGTCGTCTCCGACCACGGCTGCGCGCTGGTGCTGTCGCGGGAGGCGGGGGCGTACGAGGAACTGGGCGAGGACGCGATCGTGGTGAACCCGTACGACGTGGTGGGCACGGCGGAGGCACTGCACGAGGCCCTGTCGATGGGCTCCGAGGAGCGGACGGGCCGCACGAAGCGGCTGGCGGAGGCCGCGACCGCACTGCCGCCGCAGCGGTGGTTCCTGGACCAGCTGGAGGCGCTGCGGGAGGGGTGA
- a CDS encoding ABC transporter substrate-binding protein, whose translation MGEAVQRRFLGLTAVVAALGMTATLSACGGGESESGDVTLKLVAADYGTGPANSSEKYWSGVAAGFEEEHPGIKVDVTVLSWKDVDREVAEMVKDGKAPDIAQIGAYADYAKDGKLYTADETLAIRTTANFLPSLTDAGRVDGTLYGMPFVASTRLLFYNEKLFDQAGLDAPETWDDIAAGAAALKAKGVDYPFALPLGQEEAQAETLMWLLSGGGGYTDEVGAYDIDSAANINTFRWLRDNLVGKGLTGPVAPAKLDRAKAFEAFTEGKVGMLNGHPTLMDEAEAKGVKVGMVPLPGADGPTTGSMGVADWMMGFKQNGHRKEIGKFLDYAYTDENVLAFAEEYDLLPVTGSASAAMESDKKHKKLHEFLAALPNSTLPPFGKTSWATVSDAVKRKIGEAVAPGSNPESVLGGISAEATQAEAAE comes from the coding sequence ATGGGCGAGGCTGTGCAGCGGCGCTTTTTGGGTCTGACCGCGGTGGTGGCCGCGCTGGGAATGACGGCAACGTTGTCTGCCTGTGGCGGCGGTGAGAGCGAATCGGGCGACGTGACCCTGAAGCTGGTCGCCGCCGACTACGGCACCGGCCCGGCCAACAGCTCCGAGAAGTACTGGAGCGGGGTCGCGGCGGGCTTCGAGGAGGAGCACCCCGGCATCAAGGTCGATGTCACCGTCCTCTCCTGGAAGGACGTCGACCGCGAGGTCGCCGAGATGGTGAAGGACGGCAAGGCTCCGGACATCGCCCAGATCGGCGCGTACGCCGACTACGCCAAGGACGGCAAGCTCTACACCGCCGACGAGACGCTCGCCATCCGCACCACGGCGAACTTCCTCCCCTCGCTCACCGACGCCGGCAGGGTCGACGGCACCCTCTACGGGATGCCCTTCGTCGCCAGCACCCGGCTGCTCTTCTACAACGAGAAGCTCTTCGACCAGGCGGGCCTGGACGCCCCCGAGACCTGGGACGACATCGCCGCCGGTGCCGCCGCGCTCAAGGCGAAGGGCGTCGACTACCCCTTCGCCCTGCCGCTCGGGCAGGAGGAGGCCCAGGCCGAGACCCTGATGTGGCTGCTCAGCGGTGGCGGCGGCTACACGGACGAGGTCGGCGCGTACGACATCGACTCGGCCGCGAACATCAACACCTTCCGCTGGCTCCGGGACAACCTGGTCGGCAAGGGCCTCACCGGCCCCGTCGCACCGGCCAAGCTCGACCGGGCCAAGGCGTTCGAGGCGTTCACCGAGGGCAAGGTCGGCATGCTCAACGGCCACCCCACGCTGATGGACGAGGCCGAGGCCAAGGGCGTCAAGGTCGGTATGGTCCCGCTGCCCGGCGCCGACGGGCCGACCACGGGCTCCATGGGCGTCGCCGACTGGATGATGGGCTTCAAGCAGAACGGTCACCGCAAGGAGATCGGCAAGTTCCTCGACTACGCCTACACCGACGAGAACGTCCTCGCCTTCGCCGAGGAGTACGACCTGCTCCCGGTCACGGGCAGCGCCTCCGCCGCGATGGAGTCGGACAAGAAGCACAAGAAGCTGCACGAGTTCCTGGCGGCCCTGCCGAACTCGACGCTGCCCCCCTTCGGCAAGACGTCCTGGGCCACGGTCAGCGACGCGGTCAAGAGGAAGATCGGCGAGGCGGTCGCCCCGGGCAGCAATCCCGAGAGCGTGCTCGGCGGGATATCCGCCGAGGCGACGCAGGCGGAGGCGGCGGAGTAG
- a CDS encoding cold-shock protein, with product MAQGTVKWFNAEKGYGFIAVDGGADVFVHYSAIQMDGYRTLEEGQRVEFEISQGQKGPQADMVKLAVG from the coding sequence ATGGCTCAGGGCACCGTCAAGTGGTTCAACGCGGAGAAGGGGTACGGCTTCATCGCGGTCGACGGTGGTGCGGATGTTTTCGTCCACTACAGCGCGATCCAGATGGACGGGTACCGCACCCTCGAAGAGGGTCAGCGAGTTGAATTCGAGATCTCGCAGGGCCAGAAGGGGCCCCAGGCCGACATGGTCAAGCTCGCCGTCGGCTGA